The Haloplanus sp. XH21 genome includes a region encoding these proteins:
- a CDS encoding class I SAM-dependent methyltransferase: MTTFHAIEPDLYMRRQAEEKARTYSLDVTIDDSPAESLPYRDDTFDVVIASMVFCTIPDVETALSEVSRVLKPGGEFRFFEHVADDGWRGRVQGVLAPLWKRLAGGCHLTRQTALRFAAEPTFDIVEIEPLHLGVTPIRPFVRGILRKRTWSPI; this comes from the coding sequence GTGACGACGTTTCACGCCATCGAACCTGATCTCTATATGCGGCGACAGGCAGAGGAGAAGGCACGAACTTACTCTTTGGATGTCACCATTGACGACTCACCAGCTGAGTCGCTCCCATATCGTGATGACACGTTTGACGTCGTCATTGCATCGATGGTATTCTGTACGATCCCAGACGTCGAGACAGCGTTGAGTGAGGTGTCACGGGTACTCAAGCCAGGTGGTGAGTTCCGATTCTTCGAACACGTCGCCGATGATGGATGGCGTGGGCGTGTGCAGGGGGTACTCGCGCCACTCTGGAAACGGCTAGCCGGGGGCTGTCATCTAACGCGCCAAACTGCGTTGCGATTCGCAGCTGAACCAACATTCGATATCGTCGAGATCGAACCTCTGCATCTCGGTGTAACACCGATCCGCCCGTTCGTACGAGGTATCCTTCGCAAACGGACGTGGTCTCCTATCTGA
- a CDS encoding class I SAM-dependent methyltransferase, protein MGYHTFDADRADKLEDAQRRYRFLSAEGLLWALSPDGDETVADFGSGTGFYTDDIAPAVDHVYAVDIQEAMHDYYREKGVPENVELVMSGVDDLPLDTNSLDAAFSTMTYHEFAGEEALAEITRVLADAGRLVIVDWAATGSGDHGPPLDERFSGAETANDLREAGFHIEHMAVRPETFLLIGELR, encoded by the coding sequence ATGGGATATCACACGTTCGACGCCGACCGCGCCGACAAACTCGAGGACGCACAGCGACGGTACCGCTTCCTCTCCGCGGAAGGGTTGCTCTGGGCACTGTCACCGGATGGCGACGAGACCGTAGCGGACTTCGGCAGCGGGACCGGGTTCTACACCGACGATATCGCGCCGGCTGTCGACCACGTGTACGCCGTCGACATCCAAGAAGCGATGCACGATTACTATCGGGAGAAAGGCGTCCCCGAGAACGTCGAACTCGTGATGAGTGGCGTCGATGATCTCCCGCTCGATACGAACAGCCTCGACGCTGCATTCTCAACGATGACGTACCATGAGTTCGCTGGGGAAGAGGCGCTGGCCGAGATCACTCGCGTGTTGGCGGACGCTGGTCGGTTGGTTATCGTCGATTGGGCGGCAACGGGGAGTGGAGACCACGGACCTCCACTTGATGAACGATTCAGTGGTGCGGAAACGGCGAACGACCTCCGCGAAGCTGGATTTCACATCGAGCATATGGCCGTCCGGCCGGAGACGTTCCTCCTTATCGGCGAGCTCAGATAG
- a CDS encoding DUF302 domain-containing protein: MTLPIDPSQIDPEDIGEQQATLEMSHEEAVEHVRDVFTDAGFGVPVEFSPSEMLNEKVDAGRNPYYVLGACNPEVADRALDATDNKLGALMACNVVIWEEEPGKQVVYHVSIMRIARLVGMAPDNEEMAGIVADTGELVDEAFANF, translated from the coding sequence ATGACGCTCCCAATCGACCCAAGCCAGATCGACCCGGAAGACATCGGCGAACAACAGGCAACCCTCGAGATGAGCCACGAGGAAGCGGTCGAACACGTCCGGGACGTGTTCACAGATGCCGGCTTCGGCGTTCCCGTCGAGTTCTCGCCCTCCGAGATGCTCAACGAAAAAGTCGACGCGGGCCGCAACCCCTACTACGTGTTAGGCGCGTGCAACCCAGAGGTGGCCGACCGCGCGCTGGACGCGACCGACAACAAACTCGGTGCGCTCATGGCCTGTAACGTCGTCATCTGGGAAGAGGAACCCGGAAAGCAGGTCGTCTATCATGTCTCCATTATGCGCATCGCCCGCCTCGTCGGGATGGCGCCCGACAACGAGGAAATGGCGGGCATCGTCGCGGACACCGGAGAACTCGTTGACGAGGCGTTCGCGAACTTCTAA
- a CDS encoding thioredoxin family protein: protein MATQAAETDNVVSLDDDDIKTVVEDSSVALVEFYTEWCGTCERMKPVLEELAKDTDATILTIDIESNLETAIEFGAQSTPTFVLFADGQPVKQLRGGQTEQTLRDLIVQYHD from the coding sequence ATGGCAACCCAGGCAGCAGAGACAGACAATGTGGTTTCGCTTGATGACGACGACATCAAAACGGTCGTCGAAGACAGCAGCGTCGCGCTCGTGGAGTTCTACACGGAGTGGTGTGGAACCTGCGAGCGGATGAAGCCGGTTCTCGAAGAACTAGCGAAAGATACTGACGCGACGATCCTGACGATCGATATTGAGTCGAACCTTGAAACGGCAATCGAGTTCGGTGCCCAGAGCACGCCCACGTTCGTCCTGTTCGCCGACGGGCAACCGGTGAAACAGCTTCGCGGCGGCCAGACCGAACAGACACTCCGCGACCTAATCGTCCAGTACCACGACTAA
- a CDS encoding ArdC-like ssDNA-binding domain-containing protein, with product MATTRDSSVSFDQTDTRSDEMNSTIEQWIDDLVAGVDDAQASAEFQEWLDVQSRFHDYSYRNTLLIKRQCPEASRVAGYRTWQEEFDRHVKEGESAIWIWAPIISKQCPECENSPSYHEDSDCEYDETPPEEWSEGLVGFKPAPVFDVSQTEGEPLPDLDTEATGDAGDLVEQLTAAADDLGVTVRIVPADEWTHGEAKGICEQLSLVDVQPLVEVRDRENEADLARTLIHEYAHALLHFDVDDDTERAKREVEAEAVAYVVGRYCGLDTSGSAFYLAAWESDDPEVVRERLGRISSTAEELIDVLESESSS from the coding sequence ATGGCTACGACCAGAGACTCGTCGGTCTCCTTCGACCAGACCGACACGCGATCCGACGAGATGAACAGTACGATCGAACAGTGGATCGACGACCTCGTCGCCGGCGTCGACGACGCGCAGGCCAGCGCGGAGTTCCAGGAGTGGCTGGACGTCCAGAGTCGCTTCCACGACTACTCCTACCGGAACACGCTCCTCATCAAGCGGCAGTGTCCCGAGGCGAGCCGGGTGGCGGGCTACCGGACGTGGCAGGAGGAGTTCGACCGCCACGTCAAGGAGGGTGAGTCGGCCATCTGGATCTGGGCGCCGATCATCTCCAAGCAGTGCCCGGAGTGCGAGAATTCGCCGAGCTACCACGAGGACAGTGACTGTGAGTACGACGAGACGCCACCCGAGGAGTGGTCCGAGGGCCTGGTCGGGTTCAAGCCCGCGCCGGTGTTCGACGTCTCCCAGACCGAGGGCGAGCCGCTTCCCGACCTGGACACAGAAGCAACCGGGGACGCCGGCGACCTCGTCGAGCAGTTGACTGCCGCCGCTGACGACCTCGGCGTGACGGTGCGGATCGTTCCAGCCGATGAGTGGACCCACGGCGAGGCGAAGGGCATCTGCGAGCAGCTGAGCCTCGTCGACGTTCAGCCGCTCGTCGAGGTGCGTGATCGGGAGAACGAGGCCGACCTCGCGCGGACGCTGATTCACGAGTACGCGCACGCTCTGCTCCACTTCGACGTCGACGACGACACCGAGCGGGCAAAACGCGAAGTCGAGGCCGAAGCCGTCGCGTACGTCGTCGGGCGCTACTGTGGGTTGGACACCAGCGGGTCGGCGTTCTACCTCGCTGCGTGGGAGTCGGACGATCCCGAGGTCGTTCGCGAGCGGCTCGGACGGATCAGTTCCACAGCAGAAGAGCTCATCGACGTGCTCGAAAGCGAATCCTCGTCCTAA
- a CDS encoding primary-amine oxidase, with product MAQVSTPEVEHPLDPLTASEIELTTDILEGHDQVTDDVGFYSYQPVEPPKGELDGWDEGEPFDRKVKAVLRNFEKRETYEAVISLDDDEIISWERLPNAIPHIPDMDVREAEETIIENEEFRDAARKRGVEEFDHVIVDPWPVNASEFVPDDIEDRRLARGISWVGRDEKDNAYSRPLEGIHVFIDLDDMEVLEVVDNGVVDEDSPLPPERADFRADQVDTRDTREHLDVVQPDGVSWEVDGREVEWEKWSFRVGWTDREGLVLHDISYDDDGEERQILHRLSATAMAVPYGDTDPNHSWKNALDIGEFNVGRMVNSLDEGCDCLGVMHYFDAVTNDRDGNVLHFPNAICMHEEDDGLLWKHTEVRKGNTEVRRRRRLVISQIATVYNYDYAFYYYFYQDGRIEAEMRLTGIDSNGVVPEGTTADDTGGFYEISAPQIKTSLHQHCFNFRMDFDIDGEDNSVYEVHNEPVDEVAWTHEESENPAGQGWYMDETLLETEQDARMDIDPNRGRYWQVVNPNKESAYGYNPGYKLHPKTNVETPIQSGAPARRRAGFLDNDFWVTPYDPDEMYADGEYPTQNDNPSGLREWTAQDRNIVNEDVVLWYTLGVNHRTRPEDWPVLPVEVASFELAPEGFFDENPAVDVAPEPAACEHDVTADDD from the coding sequence ATGGCACAAGTTAGCACCCCTGAAGTCGAGCATCCACTTGACCCCCTGACGGCATCCGAAATCGAACTGACGACCGATATCTTGGAGGGTCATGACCAGGTGACCGACGACGTCGGCTTCTACAGCTACCAGCCGGTCGAACCTCCAAAGGGCGAACTCGACGGGTGGGACGAGGGCGAGCCGTTCGACCGGAAGGTCAAGGCGGTCCTCCGGAACTTTGAGAAGAGAGAGACGTATGAGGCTGTGATCTCGCTCGACGACGACGAGATCATCTCCTGGGAACGCCTCCCCAACGCCATCCCCCACATCCCGGACATGGACGTCCGCGAGGCCGAGGAGACGATCATCGAAAACGAAGAGTTCCGTGACGCCGCCCGCAAGCGAGGTGTCGAGGAGTTCGATCACGTCATCGTCGACCCGTGGCCGGTCAACGCCAGCGAGTTCGTCCCCGACGACATCGAGGACCGACGGCTCGCGCGGGGCATCTCCTGGGTCGGGCGCGACGAGAAGGACAACGCCTACTCCCGCCCGCTCGAGGGTATCCACGTGTTCATCGACCTCGACGACATGGAGGTCCTGGAGGTCGTCGACAACGGGGTCGTCGACGAGGACAGCCCGCTCCCGCCCGAGCGGGCGGACTTCCGAGCCGACCAGGTTGACACCCGCGACACCCGCGAACACCTCGATGTCGTCCAGCCCGACGGCGTCAGCTGGGAGGTCGATGGTCGCGAGGTCGAATGGGAGAAATGGTCGTTCCGCGTCGGCTGGACCGACCGCGAGGGGCTGGTGCTCCACGACATCTCCTACGACGACGACGGCGAGGAGCGTCAGATCCTCCATCGACTGTCTGCGACGGCGATGGCCGTTCCCTACGGCGATACCGATCCTAACCACAGCTGGAAGAACGCCCTCGACATCGGCGAGTTCAACGTCGGCCGCATGGTCAACTCGCTGGACGAGGGCTGTGACTGCCTGGGTGTGATGCACTACTTCGACGCCGTCACCAACGACCGGGACGGCAACGTTCTGCATTTCCCCAACGCCATCTGTATGCACGAGGAGGACGACGGCCTCCTCTGGAAGCACACGGAGGTCCGCAAGGGCAACACCGAAGTCCGCCGCCGTCGCCGGCTTGTCATCTCCCAGATCGCCACGGTGTACAACTACGACTACGCGTTTTACTACTACTTCTACCAGGACGGCCGCATCGAGGCGGAGATGCGCCTGACCGGCATCGACTCCAACGGCGTCGTGCCCGAAGGGACGACCGCCGACGACACGGGCGGGTTCTACGAGATCTCCGCTCCGCAAATCAAGACCTCCCTCCACCAACACTGCTTCAACTTCCGGATGGATTTCGACATCGACGGCGAGGACAACTCCGTCTACGAAGTCCACAACGAACCGGTCGACGAGGTAGCCTGGACCCACGAGGAGTCCGAGAACCCCGCCGGCCAGGGTTGGTACATGGACGAGACGCTGCTGGAGACCGAACAGGACGCCCGCATGGACATCGATCCCAACCGGGGTCGGTACTGGCAGGTCGTCAACCCGAACAAGGAAAGCGCCTACGGCTACAATCCGGGTTACAAACTCCACCCCAAGACGAACGTCGAGACGCCAATCCAGAGCGGGGCTCCCGCACGGCGGCGGGCAGGCTTCCTCGACAACGACTTCTGGGTGACGCCGTACGACCCCGACGAAATGTACGCGGACGGCGAGTACCCGACCCAGAATGACAATCCCTCGGGTCTGCGCGAGTGGACCGCTCAGGACCGCAACATCGTCAACGAGGACGTGGTCCTGTGGTACACGCTGGGCGTCAACCACCGCACCCGGCCCGAGGACTGGCCGGTGCTGCCCGTCGAGGTGGCCAGCTTCGAACTCGCACCTGAAGGGTTCTTCGACGAAAACCCGGCAGTCGACGTGGCACCCGAACCCGCTGCCTGCGAACACGACGTCACCGCCGACGACGATTGA